The DNA segment CCACTCTTGCTTTGGAATACGCCTGGTTGTACCATGTATCTTCGCATTTCCAGTGCGATCAAGCCATTGTAAAACTTCTTTTTGCAACCTGTCAATATCTTGGAATACTCTTCCTTTCAGATAATTGTGTTTTACGTATTTTACTACATTTTCAACTTTTCCTTTGCTTTCAGGGTCAGCTTTTCTGCAAAATATTACCTTAAAGGGATGTGCATTTGTAAACTGCATAAATCCATCAGTAAGAAGAACATCGCCAAGATTTTCATCTTTTACAAAAACACGATCCTGATCGTAGATTATTCGACGGGGGATTCCCTCAAAATATTCGAATGCCAGTTCATGTGCATAATTTGCTGTCTCTGTAGTAAATGGTATTCGTTGACAGTAAACAAACTTTTGTCGGGAACGGGAAAGTACCATTGTAAAAAAGTAAATCTTAATTCTGCCACTTCCACTACTAAGCATTCGGTATGATCCAAAATCTACTTGTGCCTCTTCTCCATATTCTGTTTCGGGAAGCTTCTCGTATTGGCGTGGAAGTTTCTCTTTATGTTTGGGTATATTTTGTTCCTTTCTTACTGTTTGAACAAAATTATAGACTGTTTTACTACTTACATTCGGCAGATCAGAATAATGTTCTTTTAATCTATCTTCAATCTGAGCTGCTGATAAATAGGGGCCTCTCTCCAGTAATTCTTTGACAAAATTATAATACTCATTTAGTTTTTTTGGCATTCGCCGTGGAGTACTAATCCATGCTAGAAATTGTGCTTCGCTCATGGAAAGGTATTTACGTACAGTTCCCCTGTCGATACCTAACTCTAATTTGATTTGACTTTGGTTTAGTCCTTGTGATGATAATTCTTTAACTTTGTACCACATAAAAACTTTTTGGTTTTTATTCATAGCCTTCTTCGTTTCTGTTTTGCAACTTAAAGATGAAGGCTATTTTTTATCTTTACAAATGATGATTTTCAATTGCGAAAATTTGATGGTACAAAGTTTCTATTTACAAGAGTAAAACAGAATTATTCCAAAGGCACAGGAGTTGACAAGATGTCGTTTGCAGATATTGAGAAATATGGTGTATCCAAATTCCTCAAGGAGTTGCAAACAGAACTTCGTACCAATACCTACCGAAGTCAGGCTGTTCGTCAGGTAGAAATCCCGAAGGAGAAGAAAGGTGAGTTTCGCATGTTGGGTATTCCCACCATAAAAGACAGAGTAGCACAAATGGCTGTTAAGATGCTGATTGAGCCACTTTGGGAAGCCGACTTTATTACTACTTCATATGGATTTAGACCCAAACGGGGGGCACAGGATGCAATCAAGCAAATCAAACAGAATATCTACGATGGACATCATTTCATCTATGATGCAGATTTATCGAAATACTTCGATACCATTCCTCACGATAAACTGTTTGTACTGCTTAAAGAACGCATCAGTGACAAAGGAATTCTGGATATTATCGAACAGTGGTTAACAGCCCCAAAACAATTAAAGAACGGAAAGTTGTTGTCGAGTACAGCAGGTACGCCGCAAGGAGGGGTTATTAGTCCATTGTTATCGAATATTTACCTACATGCTTTTGACCGAATAGTCAATAATTCAAAGAGTAAATTCTCCAAAGCAAACATACGAATTGTGCGTTATGCCGATGACTTTGTGCTTATGGGAACTTACTATTACAGCAGAGAAATATTAGCACATATCGATTCATTAATGACACGGATGGGGCTTGCCATCAATAAGGAAAAGACAACTATTTTGCATGTGCATAAGAAAAGCCTATTCTTTTTGGGGTTTGAGTTCAGGGTAATCCGCTCCAAATTCGCTTGGAACAGGAAGAACTATACCAACGTCCGCCCGAGTATGAAATCAAGGAGTAAACTCTTTGCCAACATTCGTGAGCTTTTAGCAAAACGTAGGCATTGGAAGATTGAACCTTTGCTTTACAAGCTCAACTCATTATTAATAGGTTGGCTTAATTATTTCTCTATAAGTAAGGTAACGCACATTTGGGAAACCATAAAGGTTATCATCAAACACTTGGATTATAAACTATTTAAATGGCTCAAAAGCAAAGGACGTAAAGCGCACAAGTCGCTTCGCCAGCGACCATACAGTACTTTTGTACAAAGCAAAAGGCTGTTAGACTTGGAAAAGTATGCACGCTTGAAAACCCTTGCGAAAGCTCAATGAAGAACTCTATCGGTAAGCCGTATGAGGGAAAACTTCACGTACGGTTTGATGAAGGGGGCGCTGATAGTTTACTTATTATTGCTACTTTTAGAAGTAATAATGGGAGTAAGCTATCAGGCTCTACTCTACTGCACAAGCAAAAGAAACGACATTTCGACATTTGGATGACCTAAAGACATGACTATTGGTCATTATGATATTTAATCGTATCTTTGAAATAAAAAGATGTTTGATAGAACAATTGAAAACACAATAAAGGAAAAAATCAACAGTGGGAAAGCTATCGTTGTTGTTGGTGCACGACAAGTAGGAAAAACAACTTTACTAAACGAGATTCTAAAAGACAAAGATTATTTATTCCTTGACGCTGATGACCCTGCAACAAGAAATCTATTACAAAGCCCAACGACAGAACAAATTCGCACATTTATTGGCGATTACAAATACATATTTCTTGACGAAGCTCAAAGAATAGCAGGAATCGGTTTGACTTTAAAAATCATTACTGACCAATTCAAAAAAGTTCAGTTATTTGTAAGTGGTTCTTCATCATTTGATTTAGGAAATGAATTGAATGAGCCATTGACGGGCAGAAAATGGGAATATGAATTGTTTCCAATATCTTGGGAAGAATACGAAAATAAAATCGGATTCATAAAATCAGAACAGCAAATAGAAAACAGATTACTCTATGGGCTTTATCCCGAGGTTATTAATAATCAAGGTAAAGAGCGGGAGACTTTGAAAAATCTTGTAAATAGCTATTTGTATCGTGATATTTTAGCATTTTCAGATATCAGAAAACCTGAAGTCCTTGATAAACTATTACAAGCTTTGGCTTTACAAATGGGAAGCGAGGTGAATTATAATGAAATATCTCAACTGATTGGAATTAATAAAATTACAGTTCAAAAATACATTGACATCCTAGAAAAAGGATATATTGTTTTTAAACTTAATAGCTTTAGCCGAAATATTAGAAATGAAATTAATTCTACTTTAACAGATTTATTGCTTTGAATAACAGAGGTCTATGTCACGCTGTCGCTTTTCATGTCGCTGCTGCAGTTTTTCCAGCATCCGTTCATCGGTCATTTCACGATAAAATTTGTATACCATAAAATCCATAATGTCTCTTGCCGACAACAATGGGACTTCGTCTTGATTCAATAGTTTTTCTTTCAGCATAAAGCTGCCCACCATTAAGTTGAGGGCTACTTGGTGATGCCATGACAGCCATTTGCGGGTTTGGAACTGATCCAAGCCTACTATCTGTTTTTGCTCTTTGAAGCTATGCTCAATGAAAAAGCGTTGTGCCTGCATGTATGCCAGCGCCTGATGCGTGTATTGAGCAAGTTCTGCGTTAGTGAACGAATATTTTATTTCTACTCCCTGCTTTGTCTTTCTTTTCGAAATGACCAGCAACCGTTTCTCAACAATGTTCTGAACCTTATCCCAAATGTAAACTGTCTTAAAATGGAACAATCCCTTCAGCTTTCCCTTGGCAGAATCACGAATGTCAAGCTTTTTCCAGTCCTTGTTTGTAAGCGTTTCTATATATTCGTTAGCGTTTACCGATGGGGTGCTTGCCTTCGGCCTTTTGGGTGGGCGCCCACGATTGCTCTTTCGCTCTGGAATATGTAGTTCTGGTTTTTCAAGGTGGATTTTTTGATCGCTATGAATGTCAAGCATGTACACCAAACCCATATCCTCAACCGAACGGGTAAACGCAAGGTCATTGCCATAAAGTCCATCCCCCCCCAACGTAATCGAACTCGATACCCATTTCCAGTTGGTGCTTCACAATATCTGTAGCCAGCTCCGGTTTTGTCTTGAAAACCCTGTCCTCTTTGGGGATGCCAGCAGTTTCACACCTGGCGTTGTTAGTACACCATGACCTTGGAAGGTACAGTCTCGTGTCGACCAACGCTGCATATTTGTCCGTGCACAAGCAACCAAAAACTGCAACCTGCGAGTTTGCAGTCTTCCCAACGTTCCCGCAATACTGGTGATCAACACCAATGCTTTTGTCACCTTTTTTCACCCATCCGCTTTCGTCTATGAGTAATCCTTTTAATTTTTGGTTTGGGAGTGATTGGTCTACCTGATTTGCTATTTGGTCGATGACAGCTCTTGCATCCCAATTGGATTCGGTGATAAAATGCTGCATCTTATGGTAGTCTGCGTTTAATGTCTCAGTGATGCGTTCGATGTTTTTCAAATCGCTTAAAGCTAGACCTTCGACGTATTGAGTAGCTTTGTCGAAGTTGGATTTTGTTCTATTTTTAAAATGGTGCTGAAATTCAGATAAATACACTTCAAGTCGGTTGTTGACCGCTAGCAGTGTTTTACCATTATTCGTATATTTTTTTAAGTTTTTCGCCCGTTACCCATTGCAAACTTGAGTTTTGTTCTTTGTTTCAATTGCAATATACTAATTTACTGTTTATTACGAAAGAAAAACAATACTAAATTATCGTTTTTTCAGTGATCATTTTAATCTGTTAAAGTAGAATTAAGCAGAATCGGAAAATCTATTTTTATGACAATGGTATCCGAAATATGATTATTGGGAACTTTAACCAATTAGATTTGAGAGTTGATAAAGGCGCTTTATGGGAAAATTTTCTCGTGTCAGAAAGGAGAAAACAAAATATGTACAAAGATACTTTTGCAAAAATGTATTTCTGGAGAACAAAACAACAACAGGAAATTGATTTTGTAGAAGAGAGTAATGGACAAATTACTGGATTTGAATTTAAGTGGAATAATAAAAAGACTAGATTTCCTCAGAATTTTATAGCTACATATGAAGCTGAGGGGCACGTGATTGACAGGAATAATTTTAGAGAATTTGTAAAAATATAGCAATGCCAGAGCACAACATTTTGTAAACGTAATGGCAGGCAAAGTGTTAAATATCAAGGTTTGTAGCCCGCTCAAACAAAATAGTAGTTTGACAGGAAACAACCACGCAACCTGCCACTACTCATACAATTTACCGTGTACGCCGAGAGAAGAGAGGCGATTATAAGTAAATCTCTTCATAAGTCGAGAGCCTTGGGAATCGAGAGATGAAATTGGCTATAGATATTCAGTGGGTGTAATTCCCACCCATCCAAAGCCCGCTAGCGGGATGGCAGATAATCCAATGGGTGATTCCGTAAGGATAGCAGAATTGAACGAAGAGAAATCATGAGCACCGAAAGGAATAAGCTTTGATAAATAAATGTGTATTAAGTAGTAGTCCAATCATGCGTGCTTTTGAAAAATGGATAGAAGGCTATTACCCCAAAGCGCTACAAGGAGGAAAGATGAGTAAGGCGCTGGCTTATACATACAATCTTTTCCTACGCCTGTCTCGCTATCATCTTGATGGCCGATATCTGCCAGACAACAACGGAGCTAAAAATGCAATTAGGCCGTTAGCAGTTGGAAGAAAAGGCTATCTGTTTTGTGGCAACCATGATGCCGCAGAAAATGCAGCAATTATGATTTAGACTTGGCTGATCTTTTGCCGCACAATTGGAAAAAGTCTAATAGTTGTCAGAATATTCCAAAAAACACCCACTAATTTCGATTAATTCCAAAAGATTCCAGTAAAACTTAGAGAATTCCAACGCTCCAATCGACATCCGGATTGGAGCATTTTTTTACTTTGCAATATGTAGCAGACCGCATATTTACTGAATATTAAACTATCAATAAAACGACCGCAGGGCAGGCCAGAACAATAGCCCCGGGGCCGGCGTTGGCGAGAGAGCTTCAAGGGCGCACTCGAGGAGGTCGTGTGGCTGGCCTAGCGCGAAAGAAGAGAGTGCAGGATGGAATTGGAGCTCGGTGCGGGTTGATAGCGATCTATTGTTCTAGACTTTTTTGGTCCTTTTTGTGGCAATGACAAAAAGGACATGACGATAATTTTCAATCAATGAGTGATTCTCATTTGAAAGCTCAACTATCAGGTTAACGAGCGCAGGGTTGGCCAGAACAATAGCCGTGGTCGGCGGCGAGAGCTGTAACGCGGAAAATGCATTAGAAAATCTATTACGTCTTTAAATGGCTTCAAAAGAAGTCACTACGTTACTTTTCTTCAACTCACCATAGTAGTTGCTATGGCTCGTCTCAGAAAAGCCTTCTTTTTTGTAGTAACCATGATGCCGCAGAAAATGCAGCAATTATGATTTAGACTTGGCTGATCTTTTGCCGCATAATTGGAAAAAGTCTAATAGTTGTCAGAATATTCCAAAAAACACCCACTAATTTCGATTAATTCCAAAAGATTCCAGTAAAACTTAGAGAATTCCAACGCTCAAATCGACATCCGGATTGGAGCATTTTTTTACTTTGCAATATGTAGCAGACCGCATATTTACGGAATATCGTCCATCATATGTAATACCATTGACTTTATATTTGGATCTATACGCCATAGTTATTGTTACATTCAGCATAGTCAAAGTAAACTTTGTTACACAGAGCTACTTTATGGCAGAATAAATGTGGGATCTCTTTTTTTTGTGGTTGTTGAATTAATAACGACACCGGTTAACTATATTTAACAAATACAAATGATGGTCTGCTTTCTGTAAAATATAATCGTGGGCATGTGCTTGTGTATTAGCAATATATTGTCTTTTAGATGGACAGAAATAGACGCCGATATAAAGGGCAAAACGTTAAAGATAATCAATAAAAAATTAATTACAAGTGATTTTTCTTGGATTGTAATGATTTTGCAAATACTTTCGCCAATCGTTTTCCTAACATTTGTCATGAAAAGGGATACGTTAATCTAATTTAAGATTAAAGGTACTGCAAATTTTTTAAACTTTGCAGGGTGAGTATAAACCAAAATTATGTGTGTATGAGAAAGCTAAAACTATTGTTATTAGTTGTTTTAGCAGGACCAGGATTTTTATCATTTATCAATGGAATACCAGAGCCTTCAATAGGTTTAGGGATAGGAGATAAGGTACCTGAGTTAAGAACTACGTTACTGAACGGTTCCGACTTTGATTTAAAATCGTTACAAGGAAAGATGGTTTTAATTGATTTTTGGGCTTCGTTCGATGGAGAGTCTCGCGTAGATAATCATCAAAAGATGATGCTTCAAAAGAAATTTGCGAATAGTAAATTTTACAATGGAGAGGGTTTTGTTGTTGTTTC comes from the Saccharicrinis fermentans DSM 9555 = JCM 21142 genome and includes:
- the istA gene encoding IS21 family transposase, with translation MWYKVKELSSQGLNQSQIKLELGIDRGTVRKYLSMSEAQFLAWISTPRRMPKKLNEYYNFVKELLERGPYLSAAQIEDRLKEHYSDLPNVSSKTVYNFVQTVRKEQNIPKHKEKLPRQYEKLPETEYGEEAQVDFGSYRMLSSGSGRIKIYFFTMVLSRSRQKFVYCQRIPFTTETANYAHELAFEYFEGIPRRIIYDQDRVFVKDENLGDVLLTDGFMQFTNAHPFKVIFCRKADPESKGKVENVVKYVKHNYLKGRVFQDIDRLQKEVLQWLDRTGNAKIHGTTRRIPKQEWEKEKQYLLTYSGKPEKPFLNLPIYPVRKDNTVLYRSNYYSLPLGTYQDRGANVLLEEKEMKRFFYTIDNQLLATHELSLDTGRIIKNNDHAREKSKTLQKTYKLVFESLRYIPQAEQYLAAIEKDKPRYFHDNLRVIQKNIESSSQEIINLALLYCYENQILNANRFAEVLNYFENEQALKNVKHNVCIETGNLNKQQNADMQPQKSDINEYESIMN
- a CDS encoding DUF4143 domain-containing protein; translated protein: MKQNRKIYFYDNGIRNMIIGNFNQLDLRVDKGALWENFLVSERRKQNMYKDTFAKMYFWRTKQQQEIDFVEESNGQITGFEFKWNNKKTRFPQNFIATYEAEGHVIDRNNFREFVKI
- the ltrA gene encoding group II intron reverse transcriptase/maturase translates to MRKFDGTKFLFTRVKQNYSKGTGVDKMSFADIEKYGVSKFLKELQTELRTNTYRSQAVRQVEIPKEKKGEFRMLGIPTIKDRVAQMAVKMLIEPLWEADFITTSYGFRPKRGAQDAIKQIKQNIYDGHHFIYDADLSKYFDTIPHDKLFVLLKERISDKGILDIIEQWLTAPKQLKNGKLLSSTAGTPQGGVISPLLSNIYLHAFDRIVNNSKSKFSKANIRIVRYADDFVLMGTYYYSREILAHIDSLMTRMGLAINKEKTTILHVHKKSLFFLGFEFRVIRSKFAWNRKNYTNVRPSMKSRSKLFANIRELLAKRRHWKIEPLLYKLNSLLIGWLNYFSISKVTHIWETIKVIIKHLDYKLFKWLKSKGRKAHKSLRQRPYSTFVQSKRLLDLEKYARLKTLAKAQ
- a CDS encoding ATP-binding protein; amino-acid sequence: MFDRTIENTIKEKINSGKAIVVVGARQVGKTTLLNEILKDKDYLFLDADDPATRNLLQSPTTEQIRTFIGDYKYIFLDEAQRIAGIGLTLKIITDQFKKVQLFVSGSSSFDLGNELNEPLTGRKWEYELFPISWEEYENKIGFIKSEQQIENRLLYGLYPEVINNQGKERETLKNLVNSYLYRDILAFSDIRKPEVLDKLLQALALQMGSEVNYNEISQLIGINKITVQKYIDILEKGYIVFKLNSFSRNIRNEINSTLTDLLL
- a CDS encoding TlpA disulfide reductase family protein: MRKLKLLLLVVLAGPGFLSFINGIPEPSIGLGIGDKVPELRTTLLNGSDFDLKSLQGKMVLIDFWASFDGESRVDNHQKMMLQKKFANSKFYNGEGFVVVSISLDRFKSPLAKAIKEDGLINALHICDYQGAESSIAKSFEVKEPVNYLIDGDGRLVARGSSINKVAESLEYLHRN